One genomic segment of Williamwhitmania taraxaci includes these proteins:
- a CDS encoding cold-shock protein: MKKGKVKFFNESKGFGFISDSESDKEYFVHATGLVDKVKDGDDVTFELQEGKKGLNAVNVRLA, from the coding sequence ATGAAAAAGGGAAAAGTAAAATTTTTTAACGAGTCAAAGGGTTTTGGATTTATTAGCGATTCAGAATCAGACAAGGAGTATTTTGTTCACGCCACTGGCCTTGTTGATAAGGTAAAAGATGGTGATGATGTGACCTTCGAATTGCAAGAAGGCAAAAAAGGATTGAATGCGGTAAACGTTAGACTAGCATAA
- a CDS encoding ion channel, which produces MLYSFHSIDHQLHNTPFFRSDGISFPYTVRVSFKDARGKVIHEKSYGYLTLAHIYDTIGQHDFLDIDDCFVDNISLTACRRYLLMAKNDRISIKGLSAKDAFFYSTLKVDFSLADFVGVANFEGATFVCEEVSFHQSSFSKTGAAFQNTVYKTGIVDFTRVNYVLGEANFKNAVFSEGVKNFQDSRFLDANANFVNVDFGDGDVSFINTHFYNSITDFKVATFGRGKVDFHFAKFKTGDVSFERVEFGYGRKDFRTVEFGTGKVTFNRCDFGDGDISFEGADSTGGRLLFRKSSFGQGEVCFDIFEGKEADIFFEQVSFEKGSVSFAGGLFQNLTLTSCLFSDRLDIRVAAAQAIDLSDSIVRDIVDFRPHDRMQCVGTLDITGLKLLGRIYLDWQQNNAKMLVYGQRETSFNDKADQFRILKENFNALGQYDDEDKAYVEYRRCEQKCKLHRQLKGSLSAKVIAYPRYLWKLLLYDLMGLYATRPSRVFVSMGAVYLLFSFLYMILISLGIGNINASGGHPDSLSIVSRSLYHSAITFFTIGYGDFYPSGPIRIVCGIEGFVGVFLMAYFTVAFVRKILR; this is translated from the coding sequence ATGCTCTACAGTTTCCATTCCATAGATCATCAACTTCATAATACGCCATTTTTTCGTAGCGACGGTATTTCCTTTCCATATACGGTTCGTGTTTCATTCAAGGATGCCAGGGGTAAGGTAATTCACGAGAAGAGCTATGGGTATTTAACTTTGGCTCACATTTATGATACGATTGGGCAGCATGATTTCTTAGATATTGACGATTGTTTTGTGGATAATATTTCGCTCACCGCTTGCCGTAGGTATCTGCTAATGGCGAAGAACGACAGGATATCCATAAAGGGTCTTTCGGCTAAGGATGCTTTTTTTTATTCAACGTTAAAGGTTGATTTTTCCTTGGCGGATTTTGTTGGTGTGGCAAATTTTGAAGGAGCTACGTTTGTGTGTGAGGAGGTATCTTTTCATCAGTCCAGCTTTTCAAAAACTGGCGCAGCATTTCAGAATACGGTCTATAAAACTGGTATTGTTGATTTTACTCGCGTTAATTATGTCTTAGGAGAGGCCAATTTTAAGAACGCCGTATTCTCCGAAGGGGTTAAAAATTTTCAGGATTCTCGGTTTTTGGATGCCAATGCCAACTTTGTAAACGTAGATTTTGGCGATGGCGATGTATCCTTTATCAATACTCATTTCTACAATTCTATAACCGATTTCAAGGTGGCTACTTTTGGTAGGGGGAAGGTCGATTTCCACTTTGCCAAATTTAAGACGGGTGATGTTTCCTTCGAACGGGTGGAGTTTGGTTATGGGCGCAAGGATTTTCGTACGGTAGAGTTTGGAACTGGCAAGGTAACATTCAATAGGTGTGATTTTGGTGATGGCGATATCTCTTTTGAAGGTGCCGATTCTACTGGAGGTAGGCTTCTGTTTCGCAAATCTTCTTTTGGACAAGGGGAGGTGTGCTTCGATATCTTCGAAGGCAAGGAGGCCGACATTTTCTTTGAGCAGGTTAGTTTCGAGAAAGGAAGTGTGAGCTTTGCCGGTGGTCTTTTTCAGAATCTCACTCTTACCTCATGCCTCTTTAGCGATAGGCTCGATATTCGCGTTGCTGCCGCCCAAGCTATTGATCTTTCCGATAGCATTGTGCGTGATATTGTGGATTTTCGGCCTCACGATAGGATGCAATGCGTAGGAACCCTCGATATAACAGGGCTTAAGCTTCTTGGCCGTATTTATCTTGATTGGCAGCAGAATAATGCCAAAATGTTGGTTTATGGTCAGCGCGAAACCTCTTTCAACGATAAGGCCGATCAGTTTCGGATTTTAAAGGAAAATTTTAATGCCCTGGGGCAGTATGACGATGAAGATAAGGCCTACGTGGAATATCGAAGATGTGAGCAGAAATGCAAGCTTCATCGACAGCTGAAGGGGAGCCTATCTGCCAAGGTAATCGCTTATCCACGCTACTTGTGGAAACTCCTACTTTACGATTTAATGGGGTTGTATGCCACTCGGCCTTCACGTGTTTTTGTGAGCATGGGGGCCGTTTACTTGCTTTTCAGTTTCCTCTATATGATTCTTATTTCGTTAGGAATTGGAAACATTAATGCATCCGGAGGCCATCCCGATTCCCTGAGCATTGTGAGTCGTTCGCTCTACCACAGTGCCATAACTTTTTTCACCATTGGCTATGGCGATTTCTATCCATCGGGTCCCATTCGTATTGTGTGCGGAATTGAAGGTTTTGTTGGTGTTTTCTTAATGGCCTACTTCACGGTGGCCTTTGTACGGAAAATACTACGCTAG
- a CDS encoding phosphatase PAP2 family protein has translation MRPTMLAIFMAIILNCSPCIANTIADSSGTDTLGRRYSVYTYDSLEKTFHAPRIYDFAKNIPGDWVEFGRRTGTKKGLITLGAVAVSTAILVVFDQDITNGVQQFGLWAGIDPERKNFNAISFKAGGTIIDLLDLPQNANTTLYFIGEGWPSIALASGILVNGLIKHDQRDVATASQFAECYIAMGITTQLLKHLSGRESPFVATSPGGKWRLFPNPKTYQKSVPKYDAFPSGHLATAMATVTILATNYPEHTYIKPVGYSMMTLIGLAMVNNGVHWMSDYPLSIALGYTFAKIATSRGVTIKAIQRMGNEKDKGKVTLGPSLMVDGTLGLGLHLYL, from the coding sequence ATGCGTCCAACTATGCTTGCCATATTTATGGCAATTATTCTTAATTGCAGCCCCTGTATTGCAAACACAATAGCCGACTCGAGCGGAACAGATACCTTAGGCCGCCGCTACTCGGTATACACATACGATAGCCTTGAAAAGACATTCCATGCACCAAGAATTTATGATTTTGCCAAGAATATTCCCGGTGATTGGGTTGAATTTGGTCGACGTACTGGTACAAAAAAAGGGTTAATAACCTTAGGTGCCGTGGCCGTAAGTACAGCCATTCTGGTTGTTTTCGATCAAGACATCACTAATGGGGTGCAGCAGTTTGGCCTTTGGGCAGGCATCGATCCTGAACGGAAGAACTTTAACGCCATAAGTTTTAAGGCAGGAGGAACCATTATAGACCTACTTGATTTGCCCCAAAATGCCAACACAACCCTCTACTTTATTGGTGAAGGCTGGCCTAGCATTGCTCTGGCCTCGGGAATTCTTGTAAATGGGCTTATAAAACACGATCAACGCGATGTTGCCACCGCAAGCCAGTTTGCAGAATGCTACATTGCCATGGGAATTACCACCCAGCTTCTAAAACATCTCAGCGGCAGGGAAAGCCCCTTTGTGGCAACATCACCGGGAGGCAAGTGGCGCCTCTTCCCGAACCCAAAGACCTACCAAAAGTCGGTACCAAAGTATGATGCCTTCCCCTCTGGTCACTTGGCCACCGCCATGGCCACAGTAACAATCCTTGCCACAAACTACCCTGAACACACCTACATAAAACCAGTTGGTTATTCCATGATGACTCTTATTGGATTGGCCATGGTTAACAATGGAGTACATTGGATGAGCGACTATCCGCTTTCCATTGCGCTGGGCTACACCTTTGCTAAAATAGCGACTTCACGCGGTGTCACAATCAAGGCCATTCAGCGCATGGGGAACGAAAAGGATAAAGGCAAAGTAACCCTTGGTCCGTCGCTGATGGTAGACGGAACGCTAGGTTTGGGGCTGCACCTATATTTATAA
- a CDS encoding DEAD/DEAH box helicase, whose amino-acid sequence MRFEQYRIAPELKRSLEELNFRRPTDIQHKAIPPILEGEDVLAIAQTGTGKTAAYAIPIIQLIHEKKLNRLPQGINCVVVVPTRELALQVTKTFEAIEKYTKVKSFCVFGGVEQEAQIAQLVAGIDILITTPGRMFDLVSQGYIRLDHVDTLILDEADHMLALGFYGDIQSMLRFLPRQRQTLFFSATINEHIKDLAYSLVRKPIRIQISPKDPVSKNINHSVTHIAMDDKRFFLERLIKENAESKILVFVRTQVRAERVCLAMGRVGLVCGTIHGGKDQAERIDALENFREGTLKVLIATDVTARGIDIPNVNYVVNYDLPDVPENYVHRVGRTGRGVSRGTAVSFCSEEERPVLEAIELFMDKKVKVLDIDQKDYTTTIDFSEEPSNDWKTLMKEIDAFDEETKLRKKKNLKKKNKK is encoded by the coding sequence ATGAGATTTGAACAGTATCGCATTGCTCCAGAATTAAAGAGAAGTTTGGAAGAACTAAACTTCCGCCGCCCCACCGACATTCAGCATAAAGCCATCCCACCGATTCTCGAAGGGGAAGATGTGCTTGCCATTGCACAAACCGGAACGGGAAAAACTGCTGCATATGCCATACCCATAATCCAGCTCATTCACGAAAAAAAGTTGAACCGGTTACCCCAAGGTATAAATTGCGTGGTAGTGGTTCCAACACGAGAGTTAGCCTTACAGGTGACCAAGACATTTGAAGCCATTGAGAAATACACCAAAGTCAAATCGTTTTGCGTTTTTGGCGGTGTAGAGCAAGAGGCCCAAATTGCCCAACTGGTGGCAGGAATTGATATTTTGATTACTACCCCTGGCCGTATGTTCGACTTGGTTAGCCAGGGCTACATTAGACTCGATCACGTAGACACCCTAATTCTTGATGAAGCCGACCATATGCTCGCCCTCGGTTTTTACGGGGACATTCAGTCGATGCTACGCTTCTTACCGCGCCAACGACAAACACTGTTCTTCTCGGCTACCATCAACGAACACATTAAAGATTTAGCCTACTCGCTGGTTCGCAAGCCTATCCGAATTCAAATATCGCCAAAAGATCCAGTCTCTAAGAATATCAACCACTCGGTGACCCATATCGCCATGGATGACAAGCGGTTTTTCCTCGAACGATTGATCAAGGAGAATGCTGAGAGCAAAATCCTAGTTTTTGTGCGCACCCAAGTACGGGCCGAACGCGTTTGCCTAGCTATGGGACGGGTAGGATTAGTATGTGGAACCATCCATGGAGGAAAGGATCAGGCAGAGCGAATTGATGCGCTCGAAAACTTCAGAGAAGGCACACTAAAAGTGCTTATCGCCACCGATGTAACGGCTAGGGGAATCGACATACCCAATGTAAACTACGTAGTAAACTACGACTTACCCGATGTTCCCGAAAACTATGTTCACCGTGTGGGCCGTACCGGACGTGGCGTGTCGCGCGGAACAGCGGTTTCGTTCTGCAGCGAAGAGGAACGCCCTGTTTTGGAGGCCATTGAACTGTTCATGGACAAAAAGGTGAAGGTTCTCGATATCGATCAGAAGGACTATACCACCACCATTGACTTTTCCGAAGAGCCCAGTAACGACTGGAAAACTCTGATGAAGGAGATTGATGCCTTTGATGAGGAGACCAAGCTGCGCAAAAAGAAAAATCTTAAAAAGAAGAATAAGAAATAG